Below is a genomic region from Miscanthus floridulus cultivar M001 chromosome 1, ASM1932011v1, whole genome shotgun sequence.
GTACACTGAAGGCAGCCACATGCCACGGTGGTCCGGCTGTCCATGACCTTCAAATCCAGCACATGCTGCCTTGCCGCACCGCCACGGACGGGCGCCGCGCGCGCGTGCGGCTTTATTGCTCTGCTTCCAACAACTACTACGTGTGTTCCTAGTACCAACCGCGAGAGCCTCAGGTCGGACCCGCTCCTGCAAGAAACGCTGGCTTCTGGCCGTCGTCGCGCTTGTGAAGGATCTTGCCCGCGAGCACCGCCGACTCGATGACCCCACGTATGACGGACGCCGTCTGGCCGACGCCGCACTCGTTCCCCGGGAACGTCTGCCCCGCCGGGCTCACCCTGTCGAGGCAGCTCAGCAGGTTCTCGTTGCACCGCGTGTTCAGGTAGTCATCTGCggcaggcaaaaaaaaaaaaaaaaagagtcgaTCAGCAGCGGGCAGTCAACGTCAAAAAGCGGAACTCGCACGAACTAGACGACATGACGAGGCGTGGCGACACATGTATGCCGGAACCACCACTCGTTCAGTGCGCTCGCTCGAGTGCGCGCGCTCGAGTCGACGACTGGGCCGGGGGAGAGATCAGATACGGGGCTCGACGCAATCATGCGCACCGACGCGTGCAAGCGACGCCACCGTGCCGCGCCGGCAAGGACGCGACGGGCTACGTACTGGCGCGcggcgccggcgcgggcgcgCACATGTCGGTTGGCCGCGACGCGCCGACGCAACGGTTGGCCTTGCGCGGGAACATGCGCGTGTAGTTAGGCGTGACAAGGGCATGCCGGTGGACGGCGCACCGCATGCTTGTGCTTAGTCTAACCTTATCTGGTAGCCTTGTACTGGTTTCAGATTGTGTTCTGATCGTGTTAGGTGGCGTGTCAGCTCACGAAGACCTGGCGTGCGACCGGGGGCGAAGCGGGACCCTAACCATGGTTCCGTCTAGTCCTGCTCTGGGGTCTGGGCTTTCGGTTTTCAGAATTGAAGAAGAACGAGGAATTGATCGAATATGCAGAGTTGGGAGAGTGATCGAGTGCGTACTGTCGTGGGTGGCGACGCACTGGTCGTGGACCATGCAGCAGGCGTCGAGGGCGTCGCAGGGCTTCTCACCGGGGCAGCCGCTGTACAGGATCCCGCAGTACTTCCCGTACCTCAGCAGCGGCGGGACTTTCGTTTTCATGGACAGGGTGgacaagaaaaaagaagaagcaagcgCATCAGTACCCTTTGCCGGTGAGTACCCGACTGAAAGCTGAAAAGCAGCCGGCTTCAGGTAAGCTTGTCCGCCAGAAAAATTGTAGGCTACGCAAGTTCTGTCCGCTCATGGCAAATGGAACTACTCAGCAAAGCAATCCAACCTTTCAGTTCAGTTTTGCTTTCCTGAAGAACAGCTGAACAGGACTAGCTTCTGTGAAACTGTCGAAACCCCCAAACAGAGCCCAGGAATGACAGATTGCCAGGGTTGTGAGTCTGTGACTTGCTTACCTATGCAGAACGATGACTCGCACGTCCGGCTACAACCCTGGCTCCCCTGTGGAAAACAACAGCAAGTCCATGCATGGTGGTCGCAACCGGTCAGCTCCAAATAAAAGCACTTGCAAAAGTTCAGACTCGGTTGGCCATCGCCACTCTGGTCCTTACCGAAGGTGCTGTCCCGAGCAGGTCGCCGACGTTGAGGGCCTGTGACGCCGTCGCCACCAGGAGGAGAAGCAGCAACGAGCACCGAGAGAAGGCGAGAACGGATGCCATCCTCTGGTGTTCGTTTGCGCGTCTCGGCGTGTGTGGTGTGCAGGAAAGAAATGGATAGGCAGACTGGCAGAGCGCCAAATATTTGGTCTCTTTCTTCCGGTGGGCGCCGGCCGGCAGGGTTATTTATACAAGCTTGGAGTGGCTGGACGTGTGTGTGAGCAAGCTGAGCATGTGCTTGgtgaggatttttttttttttttttttgagaggagCTTGGTGAGGATATGGATTCGGGGAGCTGGGGTGTGGAAGTTTCGGCCGCGCATCTTACTGGGACAGGATCACACGAACGGTATGGTCACTGGGCAGCTCTTGAAGCAAAGCTATACGGCAACAGCACCTAGAAAAACACTTCTCGTAGTACACCTGCATACATATGAGCTAAATGTTTTGCCTGTTTAATTGCCGGTTGGTGGCGTGATGCGGATCTCACACTGATACATCCCGCACGCTGATGAGTGATGACAGGGTCATCTAGTTTGCAGGTCACAGAGTTGCCATGGCAGCAGGGGCACTGGCTGGCTGCACAAGTGGCTGGGCTACTGTATTTTTGGAGCCCTCTGACCTACGTCTCTGACTCTCTGCTTTGGCATCTACTAGCATGATGATGCTGGTATGCATGCTCACATGTTATCTTTTTGCGCTCCTGCCTTCATGTGTTAAGACTAAAGACTCACCAAACAACTGATAGAATACATGAGATTTGACCGCATGCTTGCGAGTCCATGTCTTTGCACCTATCCTGCTTACTCAAATGTTTTAGAAGCCAGATCAAACTGAAGCGCGCGGTTTGAGTGTCGTGCTGGATCATCAAGAGATGACTTCGCAACCGTAGAGCTTAGTCCCCAACCGCTGCACATTGTCTAAATTTTGGCCTCTTGAGTACTCTAGAATGATTGGAACATTGCACCAAATTCATGTGAAAGATGAAGCTAGTTTACGAACTTAGGTCAGCTGTTCAGGTGAAGACTGGAGAAAGTCGTGTAAATCTTGTTTCCTGTTCCGTAGCAAATTATTCAGTGGCTACACGGCAACTCGCCACGTCTCAGAGGCAGGGCCAGTCTCTCACTTGTGATCAGGTGTGACGCGTTTGTACCATGGATGGACCTAACTACATGGCACTAAAGTTCAGAATACAACTCTAACTACATGGCGATAGAGTGAAGTATATTAATATATGTTGAAGGTATAGATAATTTGACAGTGAGGAAAAACTGAAGCATTTACTATAAACTGCGAAGAGAAGAATAAACATCTTAAGGCATTGCCACGCCTTTTGTGAGCTGGCCGGTGTACTTCCTCACAAGCAAGAACAATTGGAAAAAAGACATGGAGCTGATTCGCCCTTTTATGGTGTATTGAACGGGGCCACTTGTGCAGTTTGGTTTGTAGAATCACAAACAGATGCATCTACAGAGATAGATAGGTAGTAATCTGAGAGATGAGAACCAAGAAGACACCATCAGTGAGGAGAGCTAGTAGCAAATCAAAAGAAAAAGGATAAATCACTTAGTACTGGGTGTGCTCTGTGCTGCTACTTTTGCTTTGTTTGTAGAGGGTGATTCTGAATTACTGATCCCCTTATAATTCCAATGGTGTACTCTGAAATTTCTTGTAGTTAAGCATGGAACCTTTATCACTAACCAGGTCTTACAAAGTCACCAAGGCAACCATGGAGAACGCATGGGTGCGTAAGGAGACAAAGGCAAATTAGCTGAAGCGTTAAAATGAGGAAATTAAAGCAATTTAAAATGGTATTAATAATACTAAGTTCACTGAAAGAAGATTAAGTCTCACTGATCTTAAGTGGAGTGGAGCACCAAGAAAATGTGCTGCACAGTAAAAGCCTATGCTGAAAATGCAAAAGGGAAAATGCATCCACGTATGAATGTCAACAAATGAACAATGAATGTTTCAATGGGCAATGACACAATGTTTAATCAAAATGCAGAAATCAATTCGGGATGAACTGATGAAATGGTTGTAACCATTATTTTTAGAAATAGTGTAGCCAAAGTGCAAAGGCTCAATTATTTTATAATATTATAGAAACCAATATGAGGTTGTATATTAAGCATCCACGAATGACACTCTTAGCCTTGTACATGGCTTTCTTGCCAAGTTCTTTTAATTTGGTGCTTATCGAGAAGCCGAGATGATGCAAATGGACATTTCACAGCAAGTTGAATATTAGAGAACATAGAGAGAAATGGTTATTAGGATCAAAGAACTGAGCTGTTAAAAATTTCCAAGATTATAATAAAATATGACAACTGTAAAATTATCTAATCTATTTTGCAATAAAGCCAGTTTTTACCAGCTAAAGACCTTTGTAACTATTTGACAATGTAATACATGCACAATAATAGCAATTGATAAATAGAATAATTGGGTTTTGGACCACACAAAATGGAATTTCACAGCGACCAGATCAAAGGATAACAAACACAACATACTGGAGCACCACACATAATTTGGATATCGTGATTTGACCAGGAGAATCTACAGAGGTGCGTAGAGCATGGGAAATTCCAATAAATGGGAAGAAGCTTCAAGTTGGTATAGTCACAGGTGGAGGAAACATATAAGTGTGGTTAAAACAAGCGGCTTTACAATTGTAATATTTGAAGAGGCAGTAAAGGAAATTTCTTATGCACTCCCTTATGAACACGTAGTTTTTAACACCACAGAGAATGCAAGTTCAAGCTATGAAGATTTTGTATACAAAGTTTATCTTAAGGTAATACATACTTTGCATGTTTACATTTTTTAATCAAAAGTATATAAGTTGCACAAATGCTTCTCTAAGATATGATATTTCAGAGAGAATATGTCAGGTCATATTTTTGGTCATAGGTTAGGAAAATGGCAGCTCTAGGAGGATTTTTCTTTGTCACATGTTTGGACAGAATCTTAGAATAAATCATATAGAATGCATCTCAAATTAATCCATCCATACAGAAGCATGAAAAGTATAAATTCAGAGATAGAAtccaagaaaaaaaattaaatataTCTCTGTAATTTTTTGTGGATTTTAATCTAGATCTTTAGTTTACTCCAGATTAGAACACTTGTAGGCTCTGTTTTGGATTCGGATCTATTTAGACTTTGAATTTGTTGATCTTTAGATGCATTTCCATGGTTTGTATTCGGATCTATTTGAGTTTGAAGGTCTAGTTGATTGAGTGAGAGGCCAGACCCCCTCTCCCCCTTTTATATGGAAGGTGTGAGGGGAAGTTTTCATTATTTACCTGGTGGGGCTTGTTTTTTTACACTAAAGCCTCTAGGGGCTACAAATGGATCCTAAATCTTATCCTACAAGCCCATAAGCTATGTAATTGGGCCCTGAAAACACCAAAGGGGGTCCCTAACATATTCTCAGCTATTCGGTTTTGATCGAAAGTACAAGATCCAATAAATGAATAGAATTAAGTGTGGCTCAATTACAACTCAGTCCTGACACGCAGCTCTCATCTATACACAGACAGTCTATGGATGTTTTTGTCGTTAGCTAGTCTTCGGTGTCAACCTTCGCTCGAACCTCTGTGACCCTGTAATTGCAGAGCCCTTGATACCTTTCTTTCTTAATTAAGCCTTCGCCGAAGACATTGATGTAACTCCACCTTTTATTTAGGAGTATGCTTCTTTCTAATTCTAGCTTTTTACTTTGTACAACAATGCGAATGAAGACCTAAGTTACAAAACCGATTTTTTATACAGCTCTCCAAGTATGCACTACTATTATCATCCGACTTATCAAAATGTCTGTTTGCAATTAAAGGTCCAGAATATCCATCATGTTATTACTTATTTTTTTTGCAGGTCATTGCTGATAAAAACAAATAGAGATACAACCTAACATGCTTAAGGAATAAGAAAGTTACGCGGTAACATTATCCTGTGTGGGATTGTATTCCTCACAGGGGCTGACGGGGATTGTATTCCTGACAGGGACGTGGAAACCGAAGCGGAAAGTTTTCCCGGTCGGGTACAACCATCAGAAACCAGTCTGTGATGGTTTTTTGTCAGGGAAGGGTGAATTTTCCTAACAGTTGTTTCCTGACGGCGGATCCCTGACGGTCAGAAATTGCCTTCCCTGACGGTTTGGGTGCACTTTTTGTGATGGTTCTACACGTCAGGAAAAAAAATTGCCTGACGTAGTGTATATGCCTATAATTTTTAAGAGGTTTCTAAAAAAAAGCATCAGATCTCCTTAATAAAGGAGACAACTCCCTCTCCCGTATCCCTAAATAAATATAGGAGATGTGTTTTAGACAATCTACTGCAGTAGTACTCTCCTGTATCCTAAATTTATTTAGGGGTACTATGTTAAAACAACTTATAGGAGATGCAATATAAGAGATctggtggagatgctcttacagTGGGCTCTTGTACATTAGAAGACAAGTTAGACAATGACATAATAATTGAGATTTTCTATATTGCCTtaattcttgtttttttttttgccttcggTACGTGCTCTCAAACTCTCCTGTGTGTtaagcatctccaagagtgccAAAAAAAAGAGACCAAATTTTGGTTTTGATCATGATAGAGGGAAAAATAACTCTTGCCCAACACGCTTGTCTAACAATACCACTTGGCCAAAATCGCTTAGAGTTCACCTTATAGCTGACCATCGCACGCTCAATCTGTCCAATCACCCCACTCTTGCattcaagttcaagagaagggCCAACACACTACCCTTTCCCATTCAGGAAGAAGTGCACGATCCAGTCATAGTGGATGGAGAAGGGGCAGAGTGGACGGACCTACTGGCGGGGTGTGTGGTTAGGCTAGAGTTCAGCGGGGCACACATGAAGGCCAGTGGGGCACGCTATTGAGGAAGAGGGGTCCAAGGCACGCCTGACGAGTCGAGGcagcactactagagaacagactttagaacgatgtcccaatttggcattagcctcggcattttttgcccccgggactaaaggtaccaactgggactaaaggttcctgcccaacggtcgtccgtggggcagggatctttagtcccggctggtattaccaaccgggactaaaggtaaaccctttagtcccggttggtaataccagccgggactaaagatccctgccccacgGAAGTctcggtttggccccctaaccgggactaattatctcgGCCTATAGAAcaactcatttcttcctccccgagcctgagccattccattcaaactcactgcctctgttcttcagcttgctttcttgctctctccccctccattggtgttgctcttcgattttggaggtaacaaactta
It encodes:
- the LOC136502126 gene encoding probable phospholipase A2 homolog 2, translated to MASVLAFSRCSLLLLLLVATASQALNVGDLLGTAPSGSQGCSRTCESSFCIVPPLLRYGKYCGILYSGCPGEKPCDALDACCMVHDQCVATHDNDYLNTRCNENLLSCLDRVSPAGQTFPGNECGVGQTASVIRGVIESAVLAGKILHKRDDGQKPAFLAGAGPT